DNA from SAR202 cluster bacterium:
CTTTAGAAAAAACATTTGCCATTTCAGTTGCATGTCCCCCAGAAAGGGCTAAAACCCCAAGGTTATAACCAGATTGCTTGGGAGGATCTAATTTAGCTAAGAGTTTTGCTGTTTCAAACATTTCATCCATATTGTCTATTTTTATAGCATTACATTGAATCAACATATCATCCCAGATTTTAGGGTTAGATGTTTTTGAAGTGGAGTGGGAAGCAACGGCACGTTCAGCGTCATCAGTTTCTCCTACTTTCCAGATCATTGTTGGTTTTATTTTTGAAATTTCTTTTAATTGTTTGAAAAAATCTTTTCCACTTCTTATTCCTTCGAGATACATTCCGATGACTTTGGTGTCATCATCATTTGCTAAATATTTTAGATAGTCGTGACTATCTAAAATGATGCCATTCCCCATACTAACTAATTTACTTACTTTGAGGTCATGAAATGCACTACCTTGTGCAAATGCTACGGATTGTGAGCCACTTTGTGATATAAATGCCAAATTTCCATATTCTCCATGGTATCTACCTAGGTTAACTCCAATACCTAATTTCGGATTAAATATTCCCATACAATTTGGTCCAACAATTTTCAAATTTCCTTCTATTGCGATACGTTCGATTTCTTTTTCAAGCTCAATACCTTCAGGTGTGCCTGTTTCACTGAATCCCGCGGTGTATAAATGAACGCCTATAACTTTTTTTGTTGCACAATCTTTCAATATCCTAGGTACAATTTGAGCTGGTACTGATACTATTACCAAATCTATACTTTCTGGGACATCTAATATTGATGGGAAACTATCAAAACCTAACTCTTTTGCGCTTGCCCATTCATTTCGATCTACATTTACATGGTATTTTTTACCTTCAAATGGCTGTATTGTTCTAAGCCACATATGGTTGTCAACTGATTTTGAACCAACAACTGCAATACTTTGTGGTTCTAGTACTCTATCTAAACTATCCATTTGAACTTCCTTTTGAAACTAATTCTAGACTTCCATTATTTATATACAAATCATTGTTATCAGTATAAATTTCTTCTAATAACAACTTTTCAATACACTCTTGTTGGGTGGATAATTTTGATAAAACATCTATAGCCTTATAAAGTGTTTCAACATTTGGAGGAGTAAGATTTTTGTATTGATCTAACAATATTTTTGATGCAATTGGTTGAGCTACCATTTCTTTTGCGTCTTTTTTCTCTAAAGGAGGTATTCTATAGCTACAATCATTCCAAATATCAATAGATTGTTGACCAAATCCAAAAAATATAACATATCCAAACAAAAAATCTTTTTGCAAGCCTAAAGTAAGCTCGGTAGGGTTATTTTGAGGTTTCCCGATTTTAAATCCAAGTGAAATAAAAAAGTTATGCAATTCCTCTAGATTAAAAAATATTTTTTTTCCAGTTTGGAGATCTTCTAATACTGTTAAAGATTTTTTCATAGCCTAAATTGCTCTATTCGTATTTAATTTAAAGACCTATTAAGTAATCAGTAATTTAATTTAATAAATGCTACATATTATCTAAATAAGATGAATCAATACTACAGAAATTGTCACATAAGTCAATTTTTTAAATCTAGTTGATAGTAAATTATTGAGATTTAGATATTTTTAAAAAACATCCAGGTATTACTAAGGTTAGTGGCATTAAAGCTATTATTATCAGAGCAGGAATATATGATCCAGTATAATCGGTGAAAGTTCCTATAAAAATTGGAGATACCACTGAGGCAAAATTACCTGTTGTGAGTATTGCCGCTGTAACTATTCCAACTTTTGAGGCATCGACATATGGAAGTTCCATAGGTATCGTAATGATACTTACGATAAATATCGACATAAACATTCCAATACCTGCAACACTTATTATTAGAAGTATTTCACTTGCACCAAATACTGATCCAAAAGCAAATAAAGGTAAAACTGTTCCTGATGATATCAATAGTAATTTACGACTATAAAATTTAGATAAAATCACTCCACTTATTGGATTTGATATTGCATTGATTAAAGGGATGATTGATACTATTGACCCTGCTTCAGCTAAAGTCATATCTTTAAATTCATTATAGTACGTTGGTAACCATGCACTATATCCAACAAAAAGTGTAAGGGGCCCAATAGTTCCTAATGCAAGTAATAATACATTACGGTTAAAAATGAACGGTAAATTTTCACGCATAGAAAAATGAGTTTTATTTACTTTGTTTTTTGAAGTACGACCACCGATTGTCCAACAAAGAGTAGCAAAAGCAGGTATCATGCTATAAAAAAACAAGGTCGTATTCCATCCTACACCATTAGCGATAGGTATCGCTAATAATACCCCCAATGAAACACCCAAAGCTCGACCTGATTCATTGATTCCATTCATAATTGATAATTCTTTGGGTTTGAACCATTCCATAGTAATTGCACTAGTAGTTGGTATAGAAATAGCAGCCCCAATACCAAATAAAATTCTTAATAAGATTATTATTATGAAGGAGTCTACAAATGGAAGTAACAGACCTGAAGACATTAAACTTCCACTTAAGATCATTGCATTTTTGGAACTTATTTTGGAAATTAAAAAACCCCCTGGTAATAGAAATAAAGCCATTACAAAAGTCACAGAAGATATTAATAAACCAACTATTCCTTTATTAATGTCATAATTTTCCATAATTGAAAGAAATAAGGGGGAAGGTGCCATAAAATTTAAACCAAGTCCAATTTGTATTAGGAATAAAATGGACTGAATTACCCATCGGTAGTAACTATATTGTGGATTTTGCATATTAGAGCCTATAGTATTTTTTGCATGATGTGTTCTCGATCAATATGTGGTCCTACAAAATAATTATACTCTCCTATTTTTTGAAAGCCATGTTTTTGATAAAATTGGATTGCAATTTTATTATCGTTATAAACTCCTAGATAAATCGATTTATTTTTTTCTTCAATCGATTTATCAAAAACGTATTTAATTAGTTGGCTTCCAATACCAGAATGTTTTTTATTAGGATCAACATATAGTCTATGCAATTCATTACCTGGATATACAGGATTATTAACTGGTAATTCTAGTTTCCCGTACTTAGCATATGCAATAATTATATTATCTTCTTTTATAATTATAGTTTTATTGTTGGAGTTGTTTATTTGGTTCGTGAAGTATTTTTCTGAACAGGTTTTCTCAAGATGGTTTTGTAGATCTTCTTGTTTGTAATGTCTGAAAGTATCACTAAATGTTTTACCTGCAAATTGTGATAGTTGTGTTATATCGTCAATAGAAGCTAGTTGTATTTTGTACATTATGATAATCGTTTCATAGCAATAAAAAGTTCAGAGGAAGATAGAATTTTGATTCATCATTCCTTACTTGAAAATTAGTTTAGAAGTCTAGTCTAAATTTCTAATCATAATATACCACATTAAACAATTCTTCTTTTTCTATAACAATCTTGGTTATTGATAAAATCATTGCATTAAATAGATAAAATCTATATCATTATATAGAGAAATATTTAAAATAATTGTGGATGTTTGGGTGGCCAAATAATTAAGGATTGGTTGAATTATGAATATCCATGAATTTCAAGCAAAAAAACTCTTTGCAGATTACTCTATACCTGTTCCAGAAGGTTCTGTCGCTACAACTCCTCAAGAAGCAATTGAAATTTCGGGTATCTATAATAATAAAGTCGTTGTTAAAGCACAAATTCATGCAGGTGGAAGAGGTAAGGCTGGCGGCGTAAAATTATTTTCTGATTCAAAAGAAATTGAATCCTTTTCAGCTAATTTATTAGGATCTAATTTAATTACTGCCCAAACTGGTAAATCAGGGGTTCCAGTCAATAAACTATTAGTAGAAAAGATTTATGATATTCATCGTGAGATTTATCTAGCAATAATTATTGATGCTGTGACAAAATCGATAATTTGTGTTGCTAGTGAATTTGGTGGGGTCAATATTGAAGAAGTTGCGGAGAGCAATCCAGATAAAATATTTACAGTTGTTGCAGACCCAATATTAGGATTGCAACCATATAAATTAAGACTATTGGCTAAAAAATTAAATATTACTAGTGACCTTATTCGGTCTTTTTCCGGGTTAGCCACGAGTGCTTACAACCTTTTTGTTGAGAATGATTGTTCTATGGTTGAGATAAATCCTTTGGTAATAACAAATGACAGATTACTTCTTGCTTTGGATGCGAAAGTAAATATTGATGATGATGCATTATTTAGACATCCAGAATTAGTACACTTAAGAGATATTAATCAAGAGGACGAGAGAGAAACTCGCGCGGATAAAAGCAATATTAATTATGTGAAATTAGATGGTAATGTTGGCTGCTTAGTTAATGGAGCAGGGCTTGCAATGGCCACAATGGATGTAATTTCAGAATCTGGTTCACAACCCGCTAACTTTTTAGATATAGGTGGCGGATCAGATGAAGATAAAGTTGCTGAAGCTATGAAAATAATTTGTTCAGATACTGATGTTGATAAAATATTCGTAAATCTTTTTGGAGGTATCCTGCGGTGTGATGTAGCAGCCCGAGGAATTGTTCAAGCTAGTAAAGAAACAACAATACCACCAATTATTGTAAGAATGCTGGGGACAAATGCTGATGAAGGGGCACAAATATTATTAGATTCATCATTAGAGGTTAAATTAATTCATGATTTACATGATGCTAGGAAAGAGTTTTTAAAATCATGAGTATTTTAGTAAATAATAAAACTAAATTGGTTGTACAGGGAATTACTGGTAGGGAAGGTAGTTTCCACGCCTTAAGGTGTAAAAACTATGGAACAAACTTAGTAGCAGGAGTAACTCCAGGTCAAGGTGGTAATAAGTTTGACGAGACCGTACCAATTTTTGATACTGTGGAAGAAGCAGTTCGTATGACTGGGGCAAATACTTCTTTGATATTTGTGCCTCCACCATTTGCAATTGAAGCAATATCGGAGTCTATAGATTCAGGAATTGAGGTAATTGCTTGCATTACAGAAGGTGTACCAGCTTTAGATTCCTTAAAAATTTATAATTATTTACAAAACTCACCATCTATTTTGGTTGGTCCTAATTGTCCTGGAATGATTTCTCCTAATGACCATTGTAAAGTTGGAATTATGCCTGGAAGTATTCATTTGCCTGGAAGAATAGGTGTTGTATCAAGAAGTGGAACTTTAACCTATGAAGCAGTAGGGCAATTAAGTAATTTGGGAATTGGTCAATCGACATGTGTAGGAATTGGTGGTGATTCAATTACTGGAACATCATTTATTGATATGTTAGAAATGTTTGAAAAAGATGATGATACTGATGCTGTAGTTTTAATTGGGGAAATAGGTGGAACAAAAGAACAAGAAGCAGCTGAATATATTAAAACTAATTTTCACAAACCCATTTTTGGTTTAATTGTAGGAGCTAGTGCTCCTAGAGGTAAACGTATGGGGCATGCTGGTGCAATAATAACGGGAAAATCTGCTAGAGCATCAGAAAAAGTTAAGGCTCTTTCTTCTGCAGGCGTAGAAATTATTCCAACAACTAGTGACATAGGAAACACTGTAAAATACTCATTAAAATTATAATTATTGTTCCCTTTCGAAGTAGTATAGCCTGAGAATAAGCTTATGCTATAATCCCAAAGTATTATGAATTAAGGGAGATGTAGATGTCACAGGCAAAATACGCTGAATTGGTCTTACTTGGTACAGGAGGTGGTCCTAGAATATGGGCAGCCCGTTCTCAGCCTGCTAGTGCGATAATTGTAGACGGTATTGTCTATATTGTTGATGCAGGAAATGGTGTAACTGTTCAGCTGGCAAAAGCTGGAATAGACACCAATGCAATAAAATCAGTATTCATAACACATAATCATTCAGATCATGTTGCTGATTATGGGACTCTACTCTTACGAACCTGGCAGAGTGGCCATAAAGGACCTATAAATTGTTTTGGACCTCCGCCACTCAAAAAAATGACTAATGCATACATAGACTATATGGATTGGGATATTAATCTGAGAATTCAACATGAAGGTAGACCTGATTTCAGATCTATGCTGAATGTGTCTGAAATTAGAGACAATACTACAGTTTATCAAGACTCAAATGTAAAGGTGGATTGTTTAAAAGTGCCTCATGGAGAGGCTGATCCTTCTTTCGCATATCGTTTTGAAATTGACAATAAGGTAATAGTCTTTTCAGGAGACACCTCAAAAAGCGAAGAACTAATAAATTTTTCTTCACAAGCGGACATACTTGTACATGAAGTCATAAATCTCCAAGGTGTAGATGCAATTGTCAAAAATACCTACCCTGGTAATGAAGCATTTAGGAATCATATAATTGAGGGACATACCTCGATGGCAGAAGTAGGTGAGGTTGCAAGGAAAGCAGAGGTAAAAACTTTGGTTCTCAATCATTTTGTGCCGACAGGGTCGCCAGTATTGGACAAAGAAGAAATTTGGTTAGCTGGTGTAGGTGAAAACTTTGAAGGATCAATAATTGTAGGAACAGATTTAAAAAAGATACCAATTTAACTCAATCAATTTGAAAATAATTTATAAGGACCAATATGGAGAAATTAATCGATCAAAATGAAGTAGAAGATTTCCTTAGATCATGGAAAGATGGTGTGCTTGGGATTGCGAGAGCTTATCGAGAAGACAAAAATTATAAAGAGGTAGCCAAATCTTTTATCCAGACACATTATGCTTTTGAAGATGGCGATGTTTTATTCAAACCAACCTATACAACTGAAGTCGTTTTCAGAAATAATCTTGAATCTGCTTTATCATACTTTATTGCTGGCAATATTTCTGAAGATTCTGGTTTTGCCATAAAACCCTGGGAAGATATCAATGTTTCAAACATTAGTTTTTTAATTGAAGATGGTTTATGTGCAGTTCATGGAGTACTATACTTGAAGTCATTAAATTCTAATAATCAAACTAAAATAGCATTTACATTTATTCTGGATAAGATTAATGAAAGTTTGAAAATTAAAGTTCATCATTCTTCTCCATTGACTTAAGGAGTTAGTTATAACTTATTTAGACATAGGAATACTATCTGTATCATCATTTGTCACCTCTGCATTAACTGCAGTAGTGGGCGCAGGGGGAGGAACTGCATTGATCGCGATTATGCTACAGATTATGCATCCATCCGTTGCTATCCCAATTCATGGAATCCAGCAACTAAGTTCGAATACAACTAGGGTTATATTATTTTGGAAACAGATGTCATGGCCTATTATTCTTCGATTCTCACTATTAATGCCTATAGGAGTTTGGATGGGGTTGAAAGTTTTTCAAGGATTACCAGTAGAAATTATTCAAATACTCATCGGATCTTTTATTTTATTTTCTCTTGCGATACAACAGTTAGCTAAAAATAGAAATAAAGACTTTCCTCTTTGGGGATTTTATCCATTGGGATTAATTACAGGAGCTTTAAATATGTTAGTAGGTGTAATTGCTCCTATTTTAGGCGTGTTAGTGATTAGAAAAGAATTATCTAAAGAATCTATTGTTGGAACCTTAGGATTTTTTGGCTTTATAGGGAATCTACTAAAAATTATTGGATTTACAATAGTTGGTTTCAGTTTTATGAAATATTCATTAGCAATAATTTGCGTAATTCCTTCAGGGATATTAGGGACTTATATAGGACGTATAGGTTTAAGTAAACTTAATGAAAAGTACTTTTTAATATTATTCAGGATAGTTCTTATTATTTTAGCAATTAAGCTTATTGCTATTGATGGATTAGAAATAGATAAATTGGTATGAAATTTATAAACTGAGTGGTAAAATCACTGCTGTTAAGTAAAAGTTGGAAACTAAATTATAGTTCGATTAATGCTTAAAACATACAACACCTATCGTAATCGTAAATAAAGAACCTTTAATTTTCTATCATGAGTTTTTAAGGAAAAATTTGAATAAAAGTATTGTTGATTTATTTAAAAGCATCACACCTATAATTCAAGCACCAATGGCTGGTGTTACTAATCCTAAATTAGTAGCTGCAGTTTCAAATTCTGGTGCTATGGGTAGTTTTGGATTTGCATATAGTACTGTAGAAAAGATTTATTCAGATTTAAAGGAAGTAAGAAACCTTACAAAACAACCAATCAATACTAATTTTTTTATTTTTAAAGAATTACAAACTCCAACTGAAAGCGATTACAAACAAGCTATAGAAATCTTACAGAGCTTACCTATAACTAATTCTATTGAATACTCTATACCTTCGCCTCCATTTTTTCCTGAATTAGAGGAACAACTTGAACCTATATGGGAATATAAACCTGAGTTATTAACATTCCATTTTGGTATACCACCAAAACATGTAATTAAGAAAGCGCATTTACTAGGTATGCAGGTTGGAGTAACAGCTACTTGTTTAGATGAAGCACAAGCAATTGAAAATTCTGGTGTCGATTTTATAGTAGCACAAGGAATTGAAGCTGGAGGGCATAGAGGTACTTTTGATGCAACTGGTGAAAATGATACAAAATTGAGTACCATAGATTTACTAAAATCTTTGACTTCTCATTGTAGAATACCGATTATTTCTGCCGGCGGGATAATGGAAGGAAAAGATATTAATAATGCTCTAAATAATGGTGCACTGGCTGTTCAAATGGGTACAGCATTTCTATGCTGCGATGAGGCCGGTAAAAGTTCTTTATATAGAGATGCTATCCGCGCCCAAAAAGAAAGAGATACAGCATATACAAATGGATTTTCAGGTAGATGGGCACAAGGTATTAAGAATGAATTCATTAAATTAATGGATAAACAATTTGTTTTACCATTTCCTTTTCAAAATTTAATTACAGGTTCATTAAGATCATTTGCTGAAACTAACAATGATATAGAATATCAAAGTCTTTGGGCGGGGCAAGAATATAAAAAGATACGTGTATTACCAGCAAATAAATTGATAGCTGAATTAATTAAACAAATGAAAAATGCTAATACTGTTTAAGTCTAGAAATTAGAATATTTGCTATACTAATTGCAACAAACCAATAATTTCCACATGAGCATCTCTGTATTTTAGTGTTGGTGTTGAAGGTTTGTTATAATCAATTAGTCCTTCTTTAAGTTATACAGAGTCTTGGAAGGACTTGATTTTGTACCTGACTAATCTTTTATTCTTCGGATGAGTTCCATCTTAGAGATCTCTCAACTGCTTTACTCCAACCTGATTTTAATAGCTCTCTTTTTTTAGCTGGCATTGTAGGAGAAAAAGAGCCTCCATTTTCCCATTTATCTGAAAGCTCTTTCATATTAGACCAGAAACCACTGCCAATA
Protein-coding regions in this window:
- a CDS encoding MBL fold metallo-hydrolase, which encodes MSQAKYAELVLLGTGGGPRIWAARSQPASAIIVDGIVYIVDAGNGVTVQLAKAGIDTNAIKSVFITHNHSDHVADYGTLLLRTWQSGHKGPINCFGPPPLKKMTNAYIDYMDWDINLRIQHEGRPDFRSMLNVSEIRDNTTVYQDSNVKVDCLKVPHGEADPSFAYRFEIDNKVIVFSGDTSKSEELINFSSQADILVHEVINLQGVDAIVKNTYPGNEAFRNHIIEGHTSMAEVGEVARKAEVKTLVLNHFVPTGSPVLDKEEIWLAGVGENFEGSIIVGTDLKKIPI
- the sucD gene encoding succinate--CoA ligase subunit alpha; amino-acid sequence: MSILVNNKTKLVVQGITGREGSFHALRCKNYGTNLVAGVTPGQGGNKFDETVPIFDTVEEAVRMTGANTSLIFVPPPFAIEAISESIDSGIEVIACITEGVPALDSLKIYNYLQNSPSILVGPNCPGMISPNDHCKVGIMPGSIHLPGRIGVVSRSGTLTYEAVGQLSNLGIGQSTCVGIGGDSITGTSFIDMLEMFEKDDDTDAVVLIGEIGGTKEQEAAEYIKTNFHKPIFGLIVGASAPRGKRMGHAGAIITGKSARASEKVKALSSAGVEIIPTTSDIGNTVKYSLKL
- a CDS encoding MFS transporter, coding for MQNPQYSYYRWVIQSILFLIQIGLGLNFMAPSPLFLSIMENYDINKGIVGLLISSVTFVMALFLLPGGFLISKISSKNAMILSGSLMSSGLLLPFVDSFIIIILLRILFGIGAAISIPTTSAITMEWFKPKELSIMNGINESGRALGVSLGVLLAIPIANGVGWNTTLFFYSMIPAFATLCWTIGGRTSKNKVNKTHFSMRENLPFIFNRNVLLLALGTIGPLTLFVGYSAWLPTYYNEFKDMTLAEAGSIVSIIPLINAISNPISGVILSKFYSRKLLLISSGTVLPLFAFGSVFGASEILLIISVAGIGMFMSIFIVSIITIPMELPYVDASKVGIVTAAILTTGNFASVVSPIFIGTFTDYTGSYIPALIIIALMPLTLVIPGCFLKISKSQ
- a CDS encoding phosphoribosyl-AMP cyclohydrolase produces the protein MEKLIDQNEVEDFLRSWKDGVLGIARAYREDKNYKEVAKSFIQTHYAFEDGDVLFKPTYTTEVVFRNNLESALSYFIAGNISEDSGFAIKPWEDINVSNISFLIEDGLCAVHGVLYLKSLNSNNQTKIAFTFILDKINESLKIKVHHSSPLT
- a CDS encoding GNAT family N-acetyltransferase, producing MYKIQLASIDDITQLSQFAGKTFSDTFRHYKQEDLQNHLEKTCSEKYFTNQINNSNNKTIIIKEDNIIIAYAKYGKLELPVNNPVYPGNELHRLYVDPNKKHSGIGSQLIKYVFDKSIEEKNKSIYLGVYNDNKIAIQFYQKHGFQKIGEYNYFVGPHIDREHIMQKIL
- the sucC gene encoding ADP-forming succinate--CoA ligase subunit beta — its product is MNIHEFQAKKLFADYSIPVPEGSVATTPQEAIEISGIYNNKVVVKAQIHAGGRGKAGGVKLFSDSKEIESFSANLLGSNLITAQTGKSGVPVNKLLVEKIYDIHREIYLAIIIDAVTKSIICVASEFGGVNIEEVAESNPDKIFTVVADPILGLQPYKLRLLAKKLNITSDLIRSFSGLATSAYNLFVENDCSMVEINPLVITNDRLLLALDAKVNIDDDALFRHPELVHLRDINQEDERETRADKSNINYVKLDGNVGCLVNGAGLAMATMDVISESGSQPANFLDIGGGSDEDKVAEAMKIICSDTDVDKIFVNLFGGILRCDVAARGIVQASKETTIPPIIVRMLGTNADEGAQILLDSSLEVKLIHDLHDARKEFLKS
- a CDS encoding sulfite exporter TauE/SafE family protein, translating into MTYLDIGILSVSSFVTSALTAVVGAGGGTALIAIMLQIMHPSVAIPIHGIQQLSSNTTRVILFWKQMSWPIILRFSLLMPIGVWMGLKVFQGLPVEIIQILIGSFILFSLAIQQLAKNRNKDFPLWGFYPLGLITGALNMLVGVIAPILGVLVIRKELSKESIVGTLGFFGFIGNLLKIIGFTIVGFSFMKYSLAIICVIPSGILGTYIGRIGLSKLNEKYFLILFRIVLIILAIKLIAIDGLEIDKLV
- a CDS encoding nitronate monooxygenase; this encodes MNKSIVDLFKSITPIIQAPMAGVTNPKLVAAVSNSGAMGSFGFAYSTVEKIYSDLKEVRNLTKQPINTNFFIFKELQTPTESDYKQAIEILQSLPITNSIEYSIPSPPFFPELEEQLEPIWEYKPELLTFHFGIPPKHVIKKAHLLGMQVGVTATCLDEAQAIENSGVDFIVAQGIEAGGHRGTFDATGENDTKLSTIDLLKSLTSHCRIPIISAGGIMEGKDINNALNNGALAVQMGTAFLCCDEAGKSSLYRDAIRAQKERDTAYTNGFSGRWAQGIKNEFIKLMDKQFVLPFPFQNLITGSLRSFAETNNDIEYQSLWAGQEYKKIRVLPANKLIAELIKQMKNANTV